One region of Dehalococcoidia bacterium genomic DNA includes:
- a CDS encoding ATP phosphoribosyltransferase regulatory subunit produces the protein MESQRCKGARDLLPDDMERFRQVEDAFRNSCLNWGYREIRTPTLEYIHLFTAAGTLTPAMLGRVYSFLDWDGWGGERVVLRPDGTIPAARLYSENLANQKIARLYYITNVFAFEETGRENREKWQCGVELLGDCDRAADAEVITLALEIAGAMGLTKPELKLSHAGILKALIGELKLDGDSKAALLDDILEGNWQAFSGVKSKNKEVVNAIATLIKLKGRSSGFLANLKAMPAVSKSVKKEIDGFAAVTALLDKMQVSYSIDFTSIRGFEYYTGLCFKITSGGDRICSGGRYDNLIGLVGGQDIPACGFAFYLDTVTAMVKPWSQQKAEKTVSVKAAGGSAEAVNAAFEAAAAMRKVGLIAELDFCGNQLQARWSVSIGTRPASFTLVDNFKKTRKKVSAVGEVINIIGGFSKLAR, from the coding sequence ATGGAAAGTCAGAGATGTAAAGGGGCCCGCGACCTGCTGCCGGATGATATGGAGCGTTTCAGGCAGGTTGAGGATGCCTTCCGCAATTCGTGTTTAAACTGGGGTTACCGCGAGATCAGGACACCCACCCTGGAATATATACATCTTTTTACCGCGGCGGGGACATTGACGCCCGCTATGCTGGGGCGTGTCTACTCCTTCCTCGACTGGGATGGCTGGGGAGGCGAGCGAGTCGTTCTGCGTCCCGATGGGACTATACCCGCCGCCCGGCTTTACAGCGAGAACCTCGCAAACCAGAAGATAGCCCGTCTCTACTATATCACCAACGTCTTTGCATTTGAGGAGACAGGACGTGAGAACCGCGAAAAATGGCAGTGCGGGGTGGAACTCCTGGGAGATTGCGACCGGGCCGCAGACGCCGAAGTGATCACCCTGGCCCTGGAGATTGCAGGTGCGATGGGATTAACAAAACCTGAACTCAAGCTATCGCATGCCGGCATTCTGAAAGCTCTTATCGGGGAGCTCAAGCTGGACGGCGACAGCAAGGCCGCTCTGCTCGACGATATCCTCGAAGGAAACTGGCAGGCATTTTCCGGTGTTAAAAGCAAGAATAAGGAAGTGGTCAACGCCATCGCCACGCTTATTAAGCTGAAGGGCAGATCAAGCGGTTTTCTGGCCAACCTCAAGGCTATGCCCGCCGTCTCAAAAAGTGTTAAAAAAGAGATCGACGGCTTCGCTGCCGTTACCGCATTGCTGGACAAAATGCAGGTGAGCTACTCCATAGACTTTACCTCCATCAGGGGCTTTGAATACTACACAGGCCTGTGTTTTAAGATAACCTCGGGCGGGGACAGGATATGCAGCGGGGGCAGGTACGATAACCTGATAGGCCTGGTAGGCGGTCAGGATATACCCGCCTGCGGCTTCGCCTTCTACCTGGATACCGTTACAGCCATGGTGAAGCCATGGTCGCAGCAAAAGGCTGAGAAGACCGTATCTGTGAAAGCTGCAGGAGGCTCGGCGGAGGCAGTTAATGCAGCCTTTGAGGCGGCGGCAGCCATGCGCAAAGTCGGACTTATAGCCGAACTCGATTTTTGCGGCAATCAACTGCAGGCCCGCTGGTCGGTTTCAA